A DNA window from Seriola aureovittata isolate HTS-2021-v1 ecotype China chromosome 8, ASM2101889v1, whole genome shotgun sequence contains the following coding sequences:
- the mcf2a gene encoding proto-oncogene DBL isoform X4, translating to MTSNTMADCFYRRGAPKIRRSPASFPGNLHLVLVLRPTSFFHRTVTDIGFRFSQEDFMLKMPVVMLSSVTDLLRYISENQLTSEFGGTLDYCHSDWIVLRTAIESFAVTVKDIAHMLQGFGTDLAETELPDKGKAIEYLLECQTDKYRKLKDAIRSVSKEGRHLLSSLETSGKEDDSQWDVKLDWETVQRLLAQLRDMESAFDGFFEKHHLKLHQYMQLLRYEQSFQEMELCLEHLMAQERALSISVDTLAQTEQALKRLDSLESNAQEVVARAQIIILHGHQLSASHHYAIALIMQRCNELRHYCDTLNAALKTKHSRLLHTHQLLLCLGQAQTWCDDGAYMLANQLVERFQSKEGAQAALRDIEKFLEGAPSVLSSGPEILAIEYEAVITPQLQAHIGKTFEKHAAVQQMIQNRQACLKKLADKHVRPIQLVAPRPENPPRSKSPLFSPKHGDGLKFTFDISLPGKRASRKSPNPRKIEVIHDYQESRSCVSYGLEGEDSPDLLKRHVMRELVETERIYVEELLSVLLGYRAEMDNPALWGLLPPILRSKRDILFGNMPEIYNFHSRVFLQDLEGCLEAPEGVGACFLERKESFQIYECYCQNKPRSEALLRQFSDCAFFLECQKKLEHKLGLESYLLKPVQRLTKYQLLLKELLKYSTDCEGTSELQGALTAMLDLLKSVNDSMHQIAITGYEGDICELGRVLMQGSFSVWISHKKGPTRMKELARFKPMQRHLFLYERALLFCKRREEHGDGSDKTPSYSFKHCLKMTAVGITENVKGDVKKFEIWYSGREEVYVVQAPTLEVKMAWLNELRRILTNQQKLLRDEAYQHGQMVEHMQLSPSLSESKQQRASVSSEDTESGRSSPDPQPHSPKHQHNRRSWPGAHHSVDICEGLEEWSGGRDAFHPSDTEEEVLVQLAPGRYRALADCLQNGPDSITIKCGDVIQLQCEDNKGRWLVKNLSRRQEGFIAAASLQLIIGDSSRGHSSRLGDPGNLKARKLSSP from the exons ATGACTTCCAACACCATGGCTGATTGCTTTTACCGGCGGGGAGCGCCGAAGATCCGGAGGAGCCCG GCTTCCTTTCCTGGGAACCTCCACCTGGTCTTGGTGCTTCGACCCACCAGCTTCTTCCACCGCACTGTTACTGACATTGGCTTTCGCTTCAGCCAAGAGGACTTTATGCTCAAGATGCCA GTGGTGATGCTGAGCTCTGTCACAGACTTGCTGCGCTACATCAGTGAAAACCAGCTGACGTCAGAGTTTGGAGGCACTTTGGATTACTGTCACAGTGACTGGATTGTTTTACGAACG GCTATTGAAAGTTTTGCTGTAACAGTGAAAGACATCGCACATATGCTACAGGGCTTTGGCACTGATCtggcagagacagagctgcCAGACAAAGGGAAGGCCATTGAGTATCTTCTTGAGTGTCAAACTGACAAGTACAGGAAACTCAAg GATGCAATCAGGTCGGTGTCAAAGGAGGGTCGTCATCTTCTCTCCAGCCTGGAGACTTCTGGGAAGGAGGATGACTCCCAGTGGGATGTGAAGCTCGACTGGGAGACAGTACAGAG gctTCTTGCCCAGCTCAGAGACATGGAGTCAGCCTTTGATGGCTTCTTTGAGAAACATCATCTGAAACTCCATCAGTACATGCAGTTGCTCAGATATGAACAAAGCTTTCAGGAG ATGGAGTTGTGTCTGGAGCATCTGATGGCTCAGGAGAGGGCGCTGTCTATATCCGTAGACACTCTGGCTCAAACAGAACAAGCTCTCAAAAGGCTGGACAGTCTGGAATCTAATGCACAG GAGGTGGTGGCTCGAGCTCAGATCATCATCCTTCACGGACACCAGCTGTCAGCCAGTCACCACTACGCCATAGCTCTCATTATGCAGCGCTGCAACGAGCTTCGCCACTACTGTGATACACTCAATGCTGCTCTCAAGACCAAACACTCTCGtcttctgcacacacaccagctgctgctttgtcttgGTCAG GCCCAAACCTGGTGTGATGATGGAGCATATATGCTGGCCAATCAGCTGGTAGAAAGGTTCCAGTCTAAGGAGGGGGCCCAGGCTGCCTTAAGGGACATTGAGAAGTTCCTGGAGGGGGCTCCATCTGTGCTGAGCTCAGGACCAGAGATCTTGGCTATTGAATACGAGGCTGTCATCACACCTCAGCTGCAG GCCCATATTGGGAAAACGTTTGAGAAGCatgcagcagtgcagcagatgATCCAGAACCGACAGGCTTGTCTGAAAAAGCTGGCCGATAAACATGTCCGACCGATCCAACTGGTGGCTCCCAGGCCAGAAAACCCACCACGCTCCAAGTCCCCGCTCTTCTCCCCCAAGCATG GTGATGGTTTGAAGTTCACATTCGACATCTCTCTGCCTGGGAAGAGAGCATCCCGAAAGAGCCCCAACCCGAGAAAA atAGAGGTGATTCATGACTACCAGGAGAGTCGGAGCTGTGTGTCATATGGtctggagggagaggacagcCCAGATCTCTTGAAGCG CCATGTGATGAGGGAACTCGTAGAAACTGAAAGAATCTATGTGGAAGagctgctgtcagtgctgctg GGTTACAGGGCTGAGATGGACAACCCAGCTCTGTGGGGGCTTTTGCCCCCAATCCTGCGCAGCAAGAGAGACATCCTCTTTGGAAACATGCCTGAGATCTACAATTTTCACAGCAG GGTCTTCCTTCAGGACCTGGAAGGATGCCTGGAGGCTCCTGAAGGTGTGGGAGCTTGTTTTCTGGAGCGG AAAGAGAGTTTCCAAATATATGAATGCTACTGTCAGAATAAGCCACGCTCTGAGGCGCTGTTGAGACAATTCTCAGACTGCGCCTTCTTTCTG GAATGTCAAAAAAAGCTGGAGCACAAACTGGGCCTGGAGTCCTACCTGTTGAAACCAGTCCAACGCCTCACCAAATATCAGCTGCTGCTTAAG gaGCTGCTAAAATACAGTACAGATTGTGAGGGGACTTCTGAACTGCAGGGGGCACTAACAGCCATGCTGGACCTGCTCAAATCAGTCAACGACTCCATGCATCAGATAGCCATCACTGGATATGAG GGTGACATCTGCGAGCTGGGCCGCGTGTTGATGCAGGGCTCGTTCAGCGTGTGGATCAGCCATAAGAAAGGTCCCACCCGCATGAAGGAGCTGGCTCGCTTCAAGCCGATGCAGAGACACCTCTTCTTGTACGAGAGAGCTCTGCTCTTCTGCAAGCGGAGGGAGGAGCATGGAGACGGCTCCGACAAGACGCCCTCGTACAGCTTCAAGCACTGTCTCAAG ATGACTGCTGTGGGGATCACAGAGAACGTCAAGGgagatgtgaaaaagtttgagatcTGGTACAGTGGCAGGGAGGAAGTGTATGTGGTTCAG GCTCCTACATTGGAGGTGAAGATGGCCTGGCTCAATGAGCTGCGCAGAATCCTAACGAACCAGCAGAAGCTGCTTAGAG ATGAAGCATATCAACATGGACAAATGGTTGAACACATGCAGCTTTCTCCATCACTCTCTGAGAG CAAGCAGCAGAGGGCGTCAGTGAGCTCAGAAGACACAGAGTCGGGGAGGAGCAGTCCAGACCCCCAGCCTCACTCCCCTAAACACCAGCACAACCGCAGGA GTTGGCCCGGCGCTCATCACTCGGTAGACATCTGCGAGGGTCTGGAGGAGTGGTCTGGAGGTCGGGACGCTTTCCACCCATCTGATACAGAGGAGGAGGTTTTGGTGCAGCTG GCTCCAGGCAGATACAGGGCTTTGGCCGACTGTCTTCAAAATGGACCAGACAGCATCACCATCAAATGCGGAGACGTCATCCAACTGCAATGTGAAGACAACAAGGGACGCTG GCTGGTGAAAAATCTGAGTCGGCGACAAGAGGGCTTCATAGCAGCTGCCAGCCTGCAGCTGATTATAGGAGACAGCAGCCGAGGACACTCCTCCAGACTAGGGG ACCCAGGGAACCTGAAGGCGAGAAAGCTGAGCTCCCCGTAG
- the mcf2a gene encoding proto-oncogene DBL isoform X1 yields MGPASLQEERELEKESKEEMESYRCLLQAGSQLESTLQQVTVPVSMKEVGGYIEKQVAYLSGGRGEDSSVIITLPECSAFSDIPEEALAKVFTYLTLIPRTRQPGVKFIIILDRRLDTWASIKTALARIAASFPGNLHLVLVLRPTSFFHRTVTDIGFRFSQEDFMLKMPVVMLSSVTDLLRYISENQLTSEFGGTLDYCHSDWIVLRTAIESFAVTVKDIAHMLQGFGTDLAETELPDKGKAIEYLLECQTDKYRKLKDAIRSVSKEGRHLLSSLETSGKEDDSQWDVKLDWETVQRLLAQLRDMESAFDGFFEKHHLKLHQYMQLLRYEQSFQEMELCLEHLMAQERALSISVDTLAQTEQALKRLDSLESNAQEVVARAQIIILHGHQLSASHHYAIALIMQRCNELRHYCDTLNAALKTKHSRLLHTHQLLLCLGQAQTWCDDGAYMLANQLVERFQSKEGAQAALRDIEKFLEGAPSVLSSGPEILAIEYEAVITPQLQAHIGKTFEKHAAVQQMIQNRQACLKKLADKHVRPIQLVAPRPENPPRSKSPLFSPKHGDGLKFTFDISLPGKRASRKSPNPRKIEVIHDYQESRSCVSYGLEGEDSPDLLKRHVMRELVETERIYVEELLSVLLGYRAEMDNPALWGLLPPILRSKRDILFGNMPEIYNFHSRVFLQDLEGCLEAPEGVGACFLERKESFQIYECYCQNKPRSEALLRQFSDCAFFLECQKKLEHKLGLESYLLKPVQRLTKYQLLLKELLKYSTDCEGTSELQGALTAMLDLLKSVNDSMHQIAITGYEGDICELGRVLMQGSFSVWISHKKGPTRMKELARFKPMQRHLFLYERALLFCKRREEHGDGSDKTPSYSFKHCLKMTAVGITENVKGDVKKFEIWYSGREEVYVVQAPTLEVKMAWLNELRRILTNQQKLLRDEAYQHGQMVEHMQLSPSLSESKQQRASVSSEDTESGRSSPDPQPHSPKHQHNRRSWPGAHHSVDICEGLEEWSGGRDAFHPSDTEEEVLVQLAPGRYRALADCLQNGPDSITIKCGDVIQLQCEDNKGRWLVKNLSRRQEGFIAAASLQLIIGDSSRGHSSRLGDPGNLKARKLSSP; encoded by the exons ATGGGCCCAGCCtcactgcaggaggagagagagctggagaaagagtccaaggaggagatggagagctACCGCTGCCTTCTGCAGGCTGGCTCCCAGCTTGAGAGCACTCTGCAGC AGGTGACCGTCCCTGTGAGCATGAAGGAGGTGGGAGGCTACATAGAGAAACAGGTGGCATATCTGTCAG GGGGCCGTGGGGAAGACTCCAGTGTGATCATCACCCTCCCTGAATGCTCAGCTTTCAGTGACATTCCAGAGGAAGCTTTAGCCAAAGTCTTTACATACCTCACGCTCATCCCTCG AACAAGGCAACCTGGAGTCAAATTTATCATCATTCTAGACCGAAGACTGGATACATGGGCATCTATCAAAACTGCACTCGCCAGGATAGCA GCTTCCTTTCCTGGGAACCTCCACCTGGTCTTGGTGCTTCGACCCACCAGCTTCTTCCACCGCACTGTTACTGACATTGGCTTTCGCTTCAGCCAAGAGGACTTTATGCTCAAGATGCCA GTGGTGATGCTGAGCTCTGTCACAGACTTGCTGCGCTACATCAGTGAAAACCAGCTGACGTCAGAGTTTGGAGGCACTTTGGATTACTGTCACAGTGACTGGATTGTTTTACGAACG GCTATTGAAAGTTTTGCTGTAACAGTGAAAGACATCGCACATATGCTACAGGGCTTTGGCACTGATCtggcagagacagagctgcCAGACAAAGGGAAGGCCATTGAGTATCTTCTTGAGTGTCAAACTGACAAGTACAGGAAACTCAAg GATGCAATCAGGTCGGTGTCAAAGGAGGGTCGTCATCTTCTCTCCAGCCTGGAGACTTCTGGGAAGGAGGATGACTCCCAGTGGGATGTGAAGCTCGACTGGGAGACAGTACAGAG gctTCTTGCCCAGCTCAGAGACATGGAGTCAGCCTTTGATGGCTTCTTTGAGAAACATCATCTGAAACTCCATCAGTACATGCAGTTGCTCAGATATGAACAAAGCTTTCAGGAG ATGGAGTTGTGTCTGGAGCATCTGATGGCTCAGGAGAGGGCGCTGTCTATATCCGTAGACACTCTGGCTCAAACAGAACAAGCTCTCAAAAGGCTGGACAGTCTGGAATCTAATGCACAG GAGGTGGTGGCTCGAGCTCAGATCATCATCCTTCACGGACACCAGCTGTCAGCCAGTCACCACTACGCCATAGCTCTCATTATGCAGCGCTGCAACGAGCTTCGCCACTACTGTGATACACTCAATGCTGCTCTCAAGACCAAACACTCTCGtcttctgcacacacaccagctgctgctttgtcttgGTCAG GCCCAAACCTGGTGTGATGATGGAGCATATATGCTGGCCAATCAGCTGGTAGAAAGGTTCCAGTCTAAGGAGGGGGCCCAGGCTGCCTTAAGGGACATTGAGAAGTTCCTGGAGGGGGCTCCATCTGTGCTGAGCTCAGGACCAGAGATCTTGGCTATTGAATACGAGGCTGTCATCACACCTCAGCTGCAG GCCCATATTGGGAAAACGTTTGAGAAGCatgcagcagtgcagcagatgATCCAGAACCGACAGGCTTGTCTGAAAAAGCTGGCCGATAAACATGTCCGACCGATCCAACTGGTGGCTCCCAGGCCAGAAAACCCACCACGCTCCAAGTCCCCGCTCTTCTCCCCCAAGCATG GTGATGGTTTGAAGTTCACATTCGACATCTCTCTGCCTGGGAAGAGAGCATCCCGAAAGAGCCCCAACCCGAGAAAA atAGAGGTGATTCATGACTACCAGGAGAGTCGGAGCTGTGTGTCATATGGtctggagggagaggacagcCCAGATCTCTTGAAGCG CCATGTGATGAGGGAACTCGTAGAAACTGAAAGAATCTATGTGGAAGagctgctgtcagtgctgctg GGTTACAGGGCTGAGATGGACAACCCAGCTCTGTGGGGGCTTTTGCCCCCAATCCTGCGCAGCAAGAGAGACATCCTCTTTGGAAACATGCCTGAGATCTACAATTTTCACAGCAG GGTCTTCCTTCAGGACCTGGAAGGATGCCTGGAGGCTCCTGAAGGTGTGGGAGCTTGTTTTCTGGAGCGG AAAGAGAGTTTCCAAATATATGAATGCTACTGTCAGAATAAGCCACGCTCTGAGGCGCTGTTGAGACAATTCTCAGACTGCGCCTTCTTTCTG GAATGTCAAAAAAAGCTGGAGCACAAACTGGGCCTGGAGTCCTACCTGTTGAAACCAGTCCAACGCCTCACCAAATATCAGCTGCTGCTTAAG gaGCTGCTAAAATACAGTACAGATTGTGAGGGGACTTCTGAACTGCAGGGGGCACTAACAGCCATGCTGGACCTGCTCAAATCAGTCAACGACTCCATGCATCAGATAGCCATCACTGGATATGAG GGTGACATCTGCGAGCTGGGCCGCGTGTTGATGCAGGGCTCGTTCAGCGTGTGGATCAGCCATAAGAAAGGTCCCACCCGCATGAAGGAGCTGGCTCGCTTCAAGCCGATGCAGAGACACCTCTTCTTGTACGAGAGAGCTCTGCTCTTCTGCAAGCGGAGGGAGGAGCATGGAGACGGCTCCGACAAGACGCCCTCGTACAGCTTCAAGCACTGTCTCAAG ATGACTGCTGTGGGGATCACAGAGAACGTCAAGGgagatgtgaaaaagtttgagatcTGGTACAGTGGCAGGGAGGAAGTGTATGTGGTTCAG GCTCCTACATTGGAGGTGAAGATGGCCTGGCTCAATGAGCTGCGCAGAATCCTAACGAACCAGCAGAAGCTGCTTAGAG ATGAAGCATATCAACATGGACAAATGGTTGAACACATGCAGCTTTCTCCATCACTCTCTGAGAG CAAGCAGCAGAGGGCGTCAGTGAGCTCAGAAGACACAGAGTCGGGGAGGAGCAGTCCAGACCCCCAGCCTCACTCCCCTAAACACCAGCACAACCGCAGGA GTTGGCCCGGCGCTCATCACTCGGTAGACATCTGCGAGGGTCTGGAGGAGTGGTCTGGAGGTCGGGACGCTTTCCACCCATCTGATACAGAGGAGGAGGTTTTGGTGCAGCTG GCTCCAGGCAGATACAGGGCTTTGGCCGACTGTCTTCAAAATGGACCAGACAGCATCACCATCAAATGCGGAGACGTCATCCAACTGCAATGTGAAGACAACAAGGGACGCTG GCTGGTGAAAAATCTGAGTCGGCGACAAGAGGGCTTCATAGCAGCTGCCAGCCTGCAGCTGATTATAGGAGACAGCAGCCGAGGACACTCCTCCAGACTAGGGG ACCCAGGGAACCTGAAGGCGAGAAAGCTGAGCTCCCCGTAG
- the mcf2a gene encoding proto-oncogene DBL isoform X2, with translation MGPASLQEERELEKESKEEMESYRCLLQAGSQLESTLQQVTVPVSMKEVGGYIEKQVAYLSGGRGEDSSVIITLPECSAFSDIPEEALAKVFTYLTLIPRTRQPGVKFIIILDRRLDTWASIKTALARIAASFPGNLHLVLVLRPTSFFHRTVTDIGFRFSQEDFMLKMPVVMLSSVTDLLRYISENQLTSEFGGTLDYCHSDWIVLRTAIESFAVTVKDIAHMLQGFGTDLAETELPDKGKAIEYLLECQTDKYRKLKDAIRSVSKEGRHLLSSLETSGKEDDSQWDVKLDWETVQRLLAQLRDMESAFDGFFEKHHLKLHQYMQLLRYEQSFQEMELCLEHLMAQERALSISVDTLAQTEQALKRLDSLESNAQEVVARAQIIILHGHQLSASHHYAIALIMQRCNELRHYCDTLNAALKTKHSRLLHTHQLLLCLGQAQTWCDDGAYMLANQLVERFQSKEGAQAALRDIEKFLEGAPSVLSSGPEILAIEYEAVITPQLQAHIGKTFEKHAAVQQMIQNRQACLKKLADKHVRPIQLVAPRPENPPRSKSPLFSPKHGDGLKFTFDISLPGKRASRKSPNPRKIEVIHDYQESRSCVSYGLEGEDSPDLLKRHVMRELVETERIYVEELLSVLLGYRAEMDNPALWGLLPPILRSKRDILFGNMPEIYNFHSRVFLQDLEGCLEAPEGVGACFLERKESFQIYECYCQNKPRSEALLRQFSDCAFFLECQKKLEHKLGLESYLLKPVQRLTKYQLLLKELLKYSTDCEGTSELQGALTAMLDLLKSVNDSMHQIAITGYEGDICELGRVLMQGSFSVWISHKKGPTRMKELARFKPMQRHLFLYERALLFCKRREEHGDGSDKTPSYSFKHCLKMTAVGITENVKGDVKKFEIWYSGREEVYVVQAPTLEVKMAWLNELRRILTNQQKLLRDEAYQHGQMVEHMQLSPSLSESKQQRASVSSEDTESGRSSPDPQPHSPKHQHNRRTVQVYFDLKNQVHRGILGKKVQLMRLAFDSTFLLNSQLARRSSLGRHLRGSGGVVWRSGRFPPI, from the exons ATGGGCCCAGCCtcactgcaggaggagagagagctggagaaagagtccaaggaggagatggagagctACCGCTGCCTTCTGCAGGCTGGCTCCCAGCTTGAGAGCACTCTGCAGC AGGTGACCGTCCCTGTGAGCATGAAGGAGGTGGGAGGCTACATAGAGAAACAGGTGGCATATCTGTCAG GGGGCCGTGGGGAAGACTCCAGTGTGATCATCACCCTCCCTGAATGCTCAGCTTTCAGTGACATTCCAGAGGAAGCTTTAGCCAAAGTCTTTACATACCTCACGCTCATCCCTCG AACAAGGCAACCTGGAGTCAAATTTATCATCATTCTAGACCGAAGACTGGATACATGGGCATCTATCAAAACTGCACTCGCCAGGATAGCA GCTTCCTTTCCTGGGAACCTCCACCTGGTCTTGGTGCTTCGACCCACCAGCTTCTTCCACCGCACTGTTACTGACATTGGCTTTCGCTTCAGCCAAGAGGACTTTATGCTCAAGATGCCA GTGGTGATGCTGAGCTCTGTCACAGACTTGCTGCGCTACATCAGTGAAAACCAGCTGACGTCAGAGTTTGGAGGCACTTTGGATTACTGTCACAGTGACTGGATTGTTTTACGAACG GCTATTGAAAGTTTTGCTGTAACAGTGAAAGACATCGCACATATGCTACAGGGCTTTGGCACTGATCtggcagagacagagctgcCAGACAAAGGGAAGGCCATTGAGTATCTTCTTGAGTGTCAAACTGACAAGTACAGGAAACTCAAg GATGCAATCAGGTCGGTGTCAAAGGAGGGTCGTCATCTTCTCTCCAGCCTGGAGACTTCTGGGAAGGAGGATGACTCCCAGTGGGATGTGAAGCTCGACTGGGAGACAGTACAGAG gctTCTTGCCCAGCTCAGAGACATGGAGTCAGCCTTTGATGGCTTCTTTGAGAAACATCATCTGAAACTCCATCAGTACATGCAGTTGCTCAGATATGAACAAAGCTTTCAGGAG ATGGAGTTGTGTCTGGAGCATCTGATGGCTCAGGAGAGGGCGCTGTCTATATCCGTAGACACTCTGGCTCAAACAGAACAAGCTCTCAAAAGGCTGGACAGTCTGGAATCTAATGCACAG GAGGTGGTGGCTCGAGCTCAGATCATCATCCTTCACGGACACCAGCTGTCAGCCAGTCACCACTACGCCATAGCTCTCATTATGCAGCGCTGCAACGAGCTTCGCCACTACTGTGATACACTCAATGCTGCTCTCAAGACCAAACACTCTCGtcttctgcacacacaccagctgctgctttgtcttgGTCAG GCCCAAACCTGGTGTGATGATGGAGCATATATGCTGGCCAATCAGCTGGTAGAAAGGTTCCAGTCTAAGGAGGGGGCCCAGGCTGCCTTAAGGGACATTGAGAAGTTCCTGGAGGGGGCTCCATCTGTGCTGAGCTCAGGACCAGAGATCTTGGCTATTGAATACGAGGCTGTCATCACACCTCAGCTGCAG GCCCATATTGGGAAAACGTTTGAGAAGCatgcagcagtgcagcagatgATCCAGAACCGACAGGCTTGTCTGAAAAAGCTGGCCGATAAACATGTCCGACCGATCCAACTGGTGGCTCCCAGGCCAGAAAACCCACCACGCTCCAAGTCCCCGCTCTTCTCCCCCAAGCATG GTGATGGTTTGAAGTTCACATTCGACATCTCTCTGCCTGGGAAGAGAGCATCCCGAAAGAGCCCCAACCCGAGAAAA atAGAGGTGATTCATGACTACCAGGAGAGTCGGAGCTGTGTGTCATATGGtctggagggagaggacagcCCAGATCTCTTGAAGCG CCATGTGATGAGGGAACTCGTAGAAACTGAAAGAATCTATGTGGAAGagctgctgtcagtgctgctg GGTTACAGGGCTGAGATGGACAACCCAGCTCTGTGGGGGCTTTTGCCCCCAATCCTGCGCAGCAAGAGAGACATCCTCTTTGGAAACATGCCTGAGATCTACAATTTTCACAGCAG GGTCTTCCTTCAGGACCTGGAAGGATGCCTGGAGGCTCCTGAAGGTGTGGGAGCTTGTTTTCTGGAGCGG AAAGAGAGTTTCCAAATATATGAATGCTACTGTCAGAATAAGCCACGCTCTGAGGCGCTGTTGAGACAATTCTCAGACTGCGCCTTCTTTCTG GAATGTCAAAAAAAGCTGGAGCACAAACTGGGCCTGGAGTCCTACCTGTTGAAACCAGTCCAACGCCTCACCAAATATCAGCTGCTGCTTAAG gaGCTGCTAAAATACAGTACAGATTGTGAGGGGACTTCTGAACTGCAGGGGGCACTAACAGCCATGCTGGACCTGCTCAAATCAGTCAACGACTCCATGCATCAGATAGCCATCACTGGATATGAG GGTGACATCTGCGAGCTGGGCCGCGTGTTGATGCAGGGCTCGTTCAGCGTGTGGATCAGCCATAAGAAAGGTCCCACCCGCATGAAGGAGCTGGCTCGCTTCAAGCCGATGCAGAGACACCTCTTCTTGTACGAGAGAGCTCTGCTCTTCTGCAAGCGGAGGGAGGAGCATGGAGACGGCTCCGACAAGACGCCCTCGTACAGCTTCAAGCACTGTCTCAAG ATGACTGCTGTGGGGATCACAGAGAACGTCAAGGgagatgtgaaaaagtttgagatcTGGTACAGTGGCAGGGAGGAAGTGTATGTGGTTCAG GCTCCTACATTGGAGGTGAAGATGGCCTGGCTCAATGAGCTGCGCAGAATCCTAACGAACCAGCAGAAGCTGCTTAGAG ATGAAGCATATCAACATGGACAAATGGTTGAACACATGCAGCTTTCTCCATCACTCTCTGAGAG CAAGCAGCAGAGGGCGTCAGTGAGCTCAGAAGACACAGAGTCGGGGAGGAGCAGTCCAGACCCCCAGCCTCACTCCCCTAAACACCAGCACAACCGCAGGA CAGTTCAGGTGTACTTTGACCTGAAGAACCAGGTACATCGAGGAATTTTGGGGAAAAAGGTCCAGCTAATGAGATTAGCTTTTGATTCTACGTTCTTGTTAAATTCCCA GTTGGCCCGGCGCTCATCACTCGGTAGACATCTGCGAGGGTCTGGAGGAGTGGTCTGGAGGTCGGGACGCTTTCCACCCATCTGA